A part of Miscanthus floridulus cultivar M001 chromosome 6, ASM1932011v1, whole genome shotgun sequence genomic DNA contains:
- the LOC136456440 gene encoding casein kinase 1-like protein 2 isoform X1 — protein sequence MEPRVGNKFRLGRKIGSGSFGEIYLGTNIQTNEEVAIKLENVKTKHPQLLYESKIYRILQGGTGIPNVRWFGVEGDYNVLVMDLLGPSLEDLFNFCSRKLSLKTVLMLADQMINRVEFVHSKSFLHRDIKPDNFLMGLGRRANQVYVIDFGLAKKYRDTSTHQHIPYRENKNLTGTARYASVNTHLGIEQSRRDDLESLGYVLMYFLRGSLPWQGLKAGTKKQKYEKISEKKVATSIEALCRGYPTEFASYFHYCRSLRFDDKPDYSYLKRLFRDLFIREGFQFDYVFDWTILKYQQSQIATAPPRAVGHGAGPSGLAPALQNDRQSGPEEARTSGWSSMDRRRAPLPITSVGTLSKQKAPVGNDATVSRDAVISGPNFLGRSSGSSRRPVISSSRDVVATDSSEPSRARATDASPGAFRRASGPQRSSPVHSAEQKRSSSGRHPSNVKNYDSALKGIEGLNFDGDERVQY from the exons ATGGAGCCGAGGGTTGGGAACAAGTTCCGGCTTGGGCGCAAGATCGGGAGCGGCTCTTTCGGGGAGATCTACCTCG GCACCAATATCCAGACGAACGAGGAGGTTGCGATTAAGCTG GAAAATGTGAAGACAAAGCATCCTCAGTTGCTGTATGAATCAAAGATTTATAGGATTCTGCAAGGAGGAA CTGGGATACCGAACGTCAGATGGTTTGGTGTAGAAGGAGACTACAATGTCTTGGTTATGGATTTACTTGGACCAAGCCTTGAGGATCTATTCAATTTCTGCAGCAGGAAATTGTCTCTGAAGACTGTACTTATGCTCGCTGATCAGATG ATAAATCGAGTGGAATTTGTTCATTCCAAGTCTTTTCTGCATCGAGATATTAAGCCAGATAATTTCCTTATGGGTCTTGGCAGACGAGCTAATCAG GTCTACGTTATAGACTTTGGCCTTGCTAAAAAATACAGGGATACCTCAACGCATCAGCACATCCCATACAG GGAGAACAAAAACTTGACAGGAACTGCAAGATATGCTAGTGTGAACACCCATCTTGGCATTG AACAAAGCCGAAGAGATGACTTGGAATCTCTTGGATATGTGCTTATGTACTTCCTGAGGGGCAG CCTTCCTTGGCAAGGTCTTAAAGCAGGAACAAAGAAGCAAAAGTATGAGAAAATTAGCGAGAAGAAAGTTGCAACATCAATTGAG GCTCTATGCCGTGGGTATCCTACTGAGTTTGCATCATATTTCCATTATTGCCGCTCACTGCGGTTTGATGACAAGCCTGACTATTCATACCTCAAGCGATTATTCCGTGACCTTTTCATTCGTGAAG GTTTTCAGTTTGACTATGTATTTGACTGGACAATACTGAAGTACCAACAATCTCAAATTGCCACTGCTCCACCCCGTGCGGTA GGCCATGGCGCGGGGCCTTCTGGGTTGGCACCTGCATTACAGAATGACAGGCAATCAG GCCCTGAGGAAGCAAGGACTAGTGGTTGGTCATCAATGGATCGGCGTCGTGCCCCACTACCAATTACAAGCGTGGGGACGTTATCTAAGCAGAAAGCACCAGTAGGGAATGATGCCACTGTTTCTAGAGATGCCGTG ATATCTGGACCAAATTTTCTGGGAAGGTCAAGTGGATCTTCAAGGAGGCCTGTTATTTCAAGTAGCCGTGATGTGGTGGCCACTGATAGTTCTGAGCCTTCACGAGCACGTGCAACTGATGCAAGCCCTGGGGCGTTCCGCAGAGCCTCAGGTCCCCAGAGAAGCTCACCTGTCCATTCTGCAGAACAAAAGCGCTCGTCCTCAGGCCGGCATCCATCTAATGTGAAGAACTATGATTCTGCTCTCAAAGGCATTGAAGGTCTTAATTTTGATGGTGACGAGAGGGTTCAGTACTAG
- the LOC136456440 gene encoding casein kinase 1-like protein 2 isoform X2, which yields MEPRVGNKFRLGRKIGSGSFGEIYLGTNIQTNEEVAIKLENVKTKHPQLLYESKIYRILQGGTGIPNVRWFGVEGDYNVLVMDLLGPSLEDLFNFCSRKLSLKTVLMLADQMINRVEFVHSKSFLHRDIKPDNFLMGLGRRANQVYVIDFGLAKKYRDTSTHQHIPYRENKNLTGTARYASVNTHLGIEQSRRDDLESLGYVLMYFLRGSLPWQGLKAGTKKQKYEKISEKKVATSIEALCRGYPTEFASYFHYCRSLRFDDKPDYSYLKRLFRDLFIREGFQFDYVFDWTILKYQQSQIATAPPRAGHGAGPSGLAPALQNDRQSGPEEARTSGWSSMDRRRAPLPITSVGTLSKQKAPVGNDATVSRDAVISGPNFLGRSSGSSRRPVISSSRDVVATDSSEPSRARATDASPGAFRRASGPQRSSPVHSAEQKRSSSGRHPSNVKNYDSALKGIEGLNFDGDERVQY from the exons ATGGAGCCGAGGGTTGGGAACAAGTTCCGGCTTGGGCGCAAGATCGGGAGCGGCTCTTTCGGGGAGATCTACCTCG GCACCAATATCCAGACGAACGAGGAGGTTGCGATTAAGCTG GAAAATGTGAAGACAAAGCATCCTCAGTTGCTGTATGAATCAAAGATTTATAGGATTCTGCAAGGAGGAA CTGGGATACCGAACGTCAGATGGTTTGGTGTAGAAGGAGACTACAATGTCTTGGTTATGGATTTACTTGGACCAAGCCTTGAGGATCTATTCAATTTCTGCAGCAGGAAATTGTCTCTGAAGACTGTACTTATGCTCGCTGATCAGATG ATAAATCGAGTGGAATTTGTTCATTCCAAGTCTTTTCTGCATCGAGATATTAAGCCAGATAATTTCCTTATGGGTCTTGGCAGACGAGCTAATCAG GTCTACGTTATAGACTTTGGCCTTGCTAAAAAATACAGGGATACCTCAACGCATCAGCACATCCCATACAG GGAGAACAAAAACTTGACAGGAACTGCAAGATATGCTAGTGTGAACACCCATCTTGGCATTG AACAAAGCCGAAGAGATGACTTGGAATCTCTTGGATATGTGCTTATGTACTTCCTGAGGGGCAG CCTTCCTTGGCAAGGTCTTAAAGCAGGAACAAAGAAGCAAAAGTATGAGAAAATTAGCGAGAAGAAAGTTGCAACATCAATTGAG GCTCTATGCCGTGGGTATCCTACTGAGTTTGCATCATATTTCCATTATTGCCGCTCACTGCGGTTTGATGACAAGCCTGACTATTCATACCTCAAGCGATTATTCCGTGACCTTTTCATTCGTGAAG GTTTTCAGTTTGACTATGTATTTGACTGGACAATACTGAAGTACCAACAATCTCAAATTGCCACTGCTCCACCCCGTGCG GGCCATGGCGCGGGGCCTTCTGGGTTGGCACCTGCATTACAGAATGACAGGCAATCAG GCCCTGAGGAAGCAAGGACTAGTGGTTGGTCATCAATGGATCGGCGTCGTGCCCCACTACCAATTACAAGCGTGGGGACGTTATCTAAGCAGAAAGCACCAGTAGGGAATGATGCCACTGTTTCTAGAGATGCCGTG ATATCTGGACCAAATTTTCTGGGAAGGTCAAGTGGATCTTCAAGGAGGCCTGTTATTTCAAGTAGCCGTGATGTGGTGGCCACTGATAGTTCTGAGCCTTCACGAGCACGTGCAACTGATGCAAGCCCTGGGGCGTTCCGCAGAGCCTCAGGTCCCCAGAGAAGCTCACCTGTCCATTCTGCAGAACAAAAGCGCTCGTCCTCAGGCCGGCATCCATCTAATGTGAAGAACTATGATTCTGCTCTCAAAGGCATTGAAGGTCTTAATTTTGATGGTGACGAGAGGGTTCAGTACTAG